The genomic interval ctgccctcaaacacttctgtgcagctgggaatgcaggcttctgcttcaccttgaaggaagcattcatgaatcctttccagaagacatgagaagagagagtgagcctctggtaacatgcaggttccttgcattgcccatgggctagaggagagaagagttgcttcatgagatttgatcccctttttcctgaaaagttccacacggaggtgagtccccagcatgtttagacatcatttcagacatctttgttgatggaaatgaatcacaccccctgatgatgtggaagagctgaagatgggtttgctatgaattttctatttcatttctcagggcctgagtcaagccagccattgtgctgtcagcgcatgagctgctggtcaaatgtgaggaagtggtcttgctttatgaaaacaccatcctgagtcagtgagccagaggcagcctgcagtccctgttttcctgtaaaggcagattgctgtggatggcctctggcctcataatgcagccctgctcagagtaggggattgagggtccaggcagatcccagttccttttgacctttattgccattgggccaccccagggtccttggactctacctggtcttctggcctgggtcagggcatgtgaggtttggaatccccctctgtggcaggatcccaggccccccagccacttgagggcagcacatccttccctaattgtgttagagggggaggattctcccgcccatcctcatccatgctcatccctcattttgtagcttcgcaccttaggacctttattcattgacttacgctaagatgagtcaatcagcagtctcccaagggtttacattgtggtaattgacaccgaacatctgttttgtaattaaaccattttggaggacacagttgagtggcattaagcatgttcatgttggtgtataggcgtcaccaccatgcatctccagaagtcacgtggacatactcttgccatcaatgcagaattctagtgcccttgaggcccaggaaaagaacattgtactttatctttttatgaacctgataattgagaatctgagataagtgaaatcctacaaaatttgcctttctctggacacgatcattttcaagggatgcagttcacccccactcgtgggcatatcaggtccactgctaactcggcgggtgtttcaattgcactctcggtgacggtggtgactgtgtgcacatgagctgtgtgtccagctcagatcccaggatctagggtctttggttccacgcagcctataggttgcctgttcctccaggtgtctgcaggccagtggcacgaaggccctgggcctggtggtttctttaggtgagtgcaatacgtgtccacagtgtggtgggacatgatggactataaatagaagcaatgcctggatactcctgggatctcagtaggctcagcctgtgtgctgagaattgttgtgacctcctaattaatggaaccccagaatcccagagaaaagggcaagtccagagcagtggaacctcactgtctctgagagaacttttggggtggggggccgggatacattgatgtgaggacgctgatgcagagtcacgtgctccgaatccaggtagaggtgctcaggaacagcctgggctggcacgtgggttccccacctgcacacctgtggaacatctcggggctctgattagcacagcagcctgaccacgtgagggcatctgctgtctctgcgtacagtgagctgggttttcttcacgtccctcaacaattccacataacaccagctctgaacccagagtcctgggcacttagttgaggctccatcagctcccacctctctctacctgacagagccctcctggctccctctgcactcattacattgaagatgaaaccctggagggtgggacttcccgtcatccagaagttcccaaacacattccactgttcctggaactcaaatggttgggggggccacaagcaccctggaatccatgtgtgggaaccatggtagtataatcaagaaacaggaaggagaggggttggactgatcagtacagatggcagggcctagtacagagtggaacggagagttctcacccggggtgattgttgtgatgtgcacaaatgctctgctggtgctggggtgcccgcatggtttctggggtcttgaaaggctacagatgcccacagagtgttctcagatgcacagtgggaggcccgttgcaatatgtacatgtggaagaagtaggagacccccttagtgtggaggtgccatctagaaggcagcctcacttctctgaaaaagttgattggaaaaaaagggtccgtacctgtgcccaaagggccatatatgctcctggaagttggtggtggaaatagttctccatccattaatcactccctcactcactaatgtccttgtgtccttgagaaaggctctccctgtcctggttttcctgaatagaaatcctcttgcctcttgggtgaatagggttatgggttgtgcagagggtggtggtttactgagcatcttagagactgtcctttatggagcctaatgatcccaactggggaatgaggccagggtcctaactgtggttagtgtgaggacaccatgggttcagagagggaaagaaggacaagggaatctcagatgtcccttcatggcccctggagttagaggacttacccctttgcacctgggatcaggagacctcatttcctcgaggacacgcacactcagacgttaatcttgagtgtgggttcctttctggggtccagggctgttgttagccaccaggaatgacagtgctctccatgctgagtggagccagtttttgccaggaaagagcccgtggtcacgccttgtgcaaagcaccccacgccaggggctcccatccctacattcctgtcctgaaaggaaaccactcagaggcaaggtgggtccaaccacctcccatgtgttcactcatcactgtgttccagcatcaccccagttcacagtcctgatgggattggatgtggctcagaatgtcaccttcatgagctctaccctgccacagctgcagttctgcagtgggagaaactcaaaacctcaaaacacatgcacatgaaagaaaagagcaagagccagagcccaaacagggccacatgtggcaaggacagctggagtgcctaggttgggactcagaattatgtcagtggggtggcattgctgctgacaccagcgtgataacagagagccagccctgctcattttgcggagcagtgtgttggggaaggcagaagaaattgagaggcaggattgagtttggccctaggaggaggttgggtaaaaggccagtgtgagttggagggcctgggcagatagagagaggccagggcacaccccaaagcctggagactgcacttgatgtccagggttgtgaaacaccacctcccctcttactcacaactgagagcaaggggcattgatgagttcagtttgtgtgtggctgcatccaaggtggctcggctaggcacctctgtttccttgactcaggaggctgggagtccaggctccactgaggctgggctgggaggatcggactctgagtttatgcctgtgttcctggtaggatccatgttggctgagcctcagtgtttttgcaatgagaggatgggtgactgtcatgtctttatcacaggacacacttgctaaatggatttgtttgctctggggaggaaagagagagaagggagtggtgctggagacagggatgcagacaggggtcatagacttggcataactcagtcttggaggtgatatcccatcacctgtacccacttcaattcccatgaatgcagaggctgagcccccttgaggtgaggggtgaaccggttctgggcagcaggatgctgtggtacctcggagtctctgtgagaccccaacactagacacacttggcccttttgaaatcttaggagaagccttgggaagttgtatggcagaggggagcagcctctgcatctcagtcccctccaacttgccatggtgtagagagggaactgcagccacgatgggacggacattggccacgtccctgtgtgggacacaggcctgattgagttggggtgcattctttgtctctgcccttcttgtgattgtcccatctctacatttgtgctttagccacctgtgagtcccatctctggtttcagagagaatagagggtgttatgggccaatagacacaataaaccctagagattagatgctaccctactttccagaaaagactgggcacaccatgagttgcacaatgatgggaccagggtccaaaagctgctgagagggaaggactggttgtgaatgcatttttgaaggctccaagctggaactctagtggcaccaagcagggcagatgctggtggggatgtttgggtagttgttggtgaacacctgcgcacctgagatgtttaggcatggaggagaaatcagcagctcatagggcttttgaaagtggtcttatgtgaaaagaggctcaggtatgggcacaggaaatgacatcatttccttgacaatggatcaaacagaacatggaaccctggtatccaggcacccacttaactgaccaagccatccgagctcatttggttggagaaactggagggagaaggatgttctcctgtggttgcaaacaatgccgagcctcaggctcccaggaatctcaggggggccaactagcccttttgtggatgcactgggtgaggcttcatcttagacgccagagcctctggcgattgtcgcagaggagctcaagagtaacagtgagtagcacagggcaggtgagcccagcaggccctctagtctgatccctgatgaatggcccaggactcctattctgactgtgtgtgtgtgggtgtgtgtgggtgtgtgtttgtactgatgggaactgtcccattgtgctttgactctagtgtattggcacaagtcatttttctgtttgtcaccatttccattttaaaccaacattcttggtcccaacacagggtgaaaatgatgagaacacggaggagcccttcagggtacagagccttgaaccttacaggcaggaccagcttaggaatgagctcctgcctgtcatttgtgggaggaacctacatttcagcggcaacatggggttaatctcctgggattccatccccacccatcaggtgctggatctcttgttcccaaggtaagcaccagaccaccaagcccaagtgtgtagccccctcatgcctgggtcttggggctgccatgtacctctcagggacccaaaggtttgtgatacctaatgagatagaggaccacactcatagtggaatgtcagtcccgaatgggacgagtcctggaggtgcctgccacagccttgcaaggggagtgaactccgctctcaggcagagaaaccatcctgactccagctgatccacagaggtccgtggagcagtccccacacactgggcaccacagctcaatggtgtgcactgagctcattcccaggtggactcagcgaggccaggtggtctttctggtgtgatattggctttgtgaagaacgtagatctgtgccagaggcgtctcaaaactcaggccttgggaaaagcacttttgggttaataaagacatgttaatttccatagtgggacagagcatcctagctgggacatagctggacaggggctttggacatggcggctcccacacccagagatatgtgggaatcagcagtttgggctcattcactgatgaacatggagaaagcacccactgtgtgaagacacgtttccagtcacatttcataattcattgaaaaatagggtgcaaatgactgccattgtgtcccttttcatgggggtcagcctcaaaccgcaggtgccatgagtgcatatcctacatgtgactgcatccctgactccatggggcataagtgcacgttgtcctcttcagtgactatggtggacccctggaccaacttcaacatggaatgggcttggggtcaagagggtgggctcctgtttccagaatagggacctgcaaggtgatttgacttgggaaggctgaggaaagactgctctccccagtgtagggtcagaggttttctctggaggccgtggtgaaggcaaggccagggttttgctgactccacaccttcctccccacagtgcctcaccttccttcctggggacctgggtgaacctctactccgaggcttcccatcagcctccaggctttctgagtctgcagcagctgctatccatgtggctcctgctgggaggcttgaacctggaacaccaagcacaccacctcctggccgcaattgaagatggcaaatcaagccaggcaaagcctgagagccaggcggactgtggtgagtacctaagggtatatgaggaaaggtccgactgttgtcccactgcagggagtctgtatgcctggtgttgggctggaaattaggacaagcctttgtccattcaggaagtgaccccagtctgcaaagaggtcctgtgtgggccaagggcctgagttcttcctggcagcagaggtattgtctgtctgtgggaaggtcagggcaaggcagtcatgttggcatcttttctcctctagctacaagctcagttcctgtcacggctcctcagccaaccccagagccagagccttctcccagggaaggggcagagccggagtccaggacatcaggggtctctactcggtcctccccaaggccccaatataacaagcggatgagaggcaggtgcctcattcacgtctacctggaaaaggaaaggacaacacagtataggagcatcctggtgagtcttcgagcaggggagtctcctgggagcccacagtggggaagaccgagtccacagcaaacactttggactaggcctgtcttcttgaactggagcttctggaaggtcaggaaggagagcagaaagtgagcaagagagaggcgggagagcagcagcatgccaggtctgggtgcgagtgggcctgcgtgttttgggatgtgcaggtcagaagtgcaggagtgagtgctgggttcagaggaggtcagagaaatatcgagggtacaggccatcctctactgaccttggtattgaggaggagtatattgaaccgtggaggttgaagcacaggagttggcagtcattttcttgtgtgtgggaggggatatgttgctggttgaagggaagggagccattgtagaatgattagggtgggtaggtgtgggtcacagagaactgggggccttggaggggcccattagtgtcctagtttgcatgtatgtgaatagagatttagcggctctctctgcagaattttcctgggtgtggagtatccatcatgagactctggtgtccacctccaggggagctatgttgaaccactgcacctgctgggtccgaacctcctgacaccctagcaagcactgacactctcgagcccagcagcttccatgcctatcattaaagagtcctagtgtgtgttgtgccctggctgtcaggaccaaagcacctagggtttgtgcctggtccacacaaaaatgcagctgcatcccagaccagagcagggatatggaagtgcactggaccattcctcccatcttgatgggactagagtgtgtctgtacaaagtcttttggtccttattcccttgtccctgtagggcatagcaggttgaagcaaactcttgtaccaagattggactagaggctcataggaagacccccacatgatcacatgaaggcctcaggtagcagggtatcaagatggtgcccttgtgttgagagctcacttgtctctgattgtccttgagcactgtcctctgggtagctactcccaaattccctctctgatgagctttctccaaccctgctcaggtgacctgccaggacagggctccagtcatcatccgcagggccttagatgcacacttgctccagcaggaggacccagaaaactacgagcttctgcaaattctctcgaaccatcagagtaagtggaaccatcagagggtagggagcagtgagtcacagtgggctcacgataactgggagccagaacacagtgtgcattgacccagtgcccaggatgagtatggtgggacttgtgcataaaacaaagtgtaatgatggggcataaatctgcaggttcttcatgttccccaggggctgtggacctgcctatcatgtgttctttccttggcctgaggaggcattgcaaagctattatccacaaggggccaagaagagaggcttctttgtcttgtgtcaaagaagacagacaaccacagggtgcctactttggtggcctttcctgacctagatgagtacatgagaaaagcagttcaatgaagaatcatttctggcttccaatctttctattcattgcaaactgagtttacttaggaccagaggccatttctagagagaagagtgtggtagaatagaacccttcacagcttgtaaactcttcttggagagagagagagagagagagagagagagagagagagagagagagagagagagagagagagagagagagagagagagagagagaaagaagaagaagaaagaggaggaggaggacgaggaggaggaggacgaggaggaggaggacaaggatgaggaggacgaggagaaggaggacatggaggaggagaaggagaagtagaaaaatgaaaataagttgaaggaggagaccatgaataagaaggtcaagatgactttaagaagaagcatgaggagaagatgaagaagaacaagaacaagaaggagaaacacaagccgaacaagaagtataacaataaattgattaaaaatgtgaatgagaattagactcatgaggagaaaatgcagaagtggggaactcaagagaaatatatatctctggatggcacagccctgctgtggacatcctccacctacgctcaacacacctccaaaccatacccctccaattagtgtagccctgtatgagtggatgaatccactggcaaggtggaggcacccaccatcaagtgcttttccataaaccgacctgtgatcattgctgcagtggggagaaaaatttgaacacatgagtctttggggaccaatccagatacaaactctagctgtttgtctttggtgggtccaacgtgaactaagaaggtctggggtacaaggggctatttccttgaaaggtgttcctgtaggggacctcctgtgcatagagggtcctcagggaggaatcagtggggagtctttggtgcaacagtagctggattcgggggctctcaggtctgtgtgtgagacctgagctggcagaggctctcagttgtgggggatgttgggtagtgtattacttgagtgtcacctaccacgcctctgcccctgcctctccagagctgaggatccctgctgatggaaacgtatattacgccctggatggcagagtggattataactttcttcttcgggaaacagctgccagcaagttgtttaaagtcaagccaaaggaggtaaacagccaccttcttcagtctttactcctggtgccactccacatcctccaaggggacaagaacctcaggttctggatggatgttgtagaatgcccacagagccaactgccaggctgggtggggtgcaggtgctgggctttgctgatgttgtcatcccccacagttcttggagccttctgtggcagtggcatccaggatcccagcagctgtgagcagcagctctgcggtggctgcaggaccattgccccaggccacccaaaccaatgagtggtgcgtgagaaaagtcaccagtagcagctcctcactgcttcactccagcgaccaggtggaagacagccgctttgtccacgtcctcctagagggacagagcctgagggagacaaagcgcatcctggtaagcccgacagcagggctgcctcctgggtgtccccacagtggaaggcaggagacacagctaaccctggggctgtggtgggaaattaagaagagagaggtcagtcttaagggcttgacctgagtggggagagcctcagcatgcccagctgcagcggtgagtgggcctgtgtattgtgggtttggcaggccagaagtgcagacggaagtgctgtggacagatgaaggcagagatatgtccagggtgcaggctgcagtgcctagaacttggtattctcaatgagtgaggttggagcagcggagctggcagtgacttgtcacatgtgtaggagggggtgtgttcctggtggca from Ictidomys tridecemlineatus isolate mIctTri1 unplaced genomic scaffold, mIctTri1.hap1 Scaffold_444, whole genome shotgun sequence carries:
- the LOC144373611 gene encoding uncharacterized protein LOC144373611: MRFDPLFPEKFHTEGENDENTEEPFRVQSLEPYRQDQLRNELLPVICGRNLHFSGNMGLISWDSIPTHQVLDLLFPSASPSFLGTWVNLYSEASHQPPGFLSLQQLLSMWLLLGGLNLEHQAHHLLAAIEDGKSSQAKPESQADCATSSVPVTAPQPTPEPEPSPREGAEPESRTSGVSTRSSPRPQYNKRMRGRCLIHVYLEKERTTQYRSILVTCQDRAPVIIRRALDAHLLQQEDPENYELLQILSNHQKLRIPADGNVYYALDGRVDYNFLLRETAASKLFKVKPKEFLEPSVAVASRIPAAVSSSSAVAAGPLPQATQTNEWCVRKVTSSSSSLLHSSDQVEDSRFVHVLLEGQSLRETKRILVTCQERVTSLIRRALDQNLLQHEDVDNFELLRMMSLHDKIKVPDHSLMYLSMNPQIKYYFIVRKRREVKGKEFSESTCKSSRPLSHKQVGDTCLIRVHLETQSPKMAKTVLVSLGAGVSPGAYTWVGSRHWSNTMNYSCPLEFGASG